Within Haematobia irritans isolate KBUSLIRL chromosome 2, ASM5000362v1, whole genome shotgun sequence, the genomic segment tttttgggAATCGATAAATTTGAGCAGCGGGAGATATAATATATGCATTTatggctgaaataaaaaaacaagttttaGTGAAAAGTGGAGGATTCTCAACTCAATTATCGAAGTATGTCACAGGCAAAATAGATGGAGACCCTTTATGGGGTTCGCGCTTTGATTTGGAAGATCCATCTGCGGTTATACGAACCCATTTGGACTTTTTGGAAAGTAAGTATAACATATTCAAAAGTAAACAAAACCACTGATGCGAATTGTTACAAAGATGGTGCccaaattattttgacaaatacttACCAATCAAGTGTGGAaggatttatgaagcatttaaaTCTCAGTAGAGAACAAAGTATGGAACTGATAAAGAAAAGTTGTGCACTAGCAAAAGAAGCCAGGgatcaatatataaaaaaaatacaaacatctGAGGGCGTCATTGAGCCTATTCTGATTTTAGGGTCTGTTGGCCCTTATGGGGCTGTGCTTAATGATGGATCTGAATATGATGGAGGATATGCAAGTAAAATGTCAAAGatcgatatgaagcaatttcaCCGGGTACGCATCGAAGCCTTACTAGAAGGAGGAGTGGATGGACTGGCAGTGGAAACTATGCCGTGTCAAATGGAAGCCGAAGCAATTACAGAAATGTTACTCAGTGAATATCCCGGCATTAAATTCTGGATTTCATTTCAATGCAAAgacgatttacatatagctaatGGCGATAATTTCGCAAATGCTTGCATTAAAATATGGAATTTGATAAAAGAAAATTGCGGTCCCAGTAGAAGTATTGATGATACGTTTTTTGGCATCGGAGTAAACTGTGTCAATCCGAAGGTAAGGATTACAAGTAAAGCAACATAATTAACTTGGTCATTGACATAAACACAGAATCGGGcaggactcagtgataagagtgaaGTTCAATGCAATGGAGTGAGTAGTCTACAGTATATTACCTGATCTACCTAATTCGACCAACAAAAAATTGGTTTGCTGTTACGCTTCAACTGTATGAAAAAAGTGTAAAGTTACAAGTCTTTGTTGCAACTTTTCCCAAGggggtgccaccgtggtgcaatggttagcatgcaaaaatttttcagcgattGATTACCCtcatcagtaatgttggtgacatttctgagtgtttcaaaacttctctaagtggtttcactgcaatgtggaacgccgttcggactcggctataaaaaggaggtcccttgtcatggagcttaacatcgaatcaggcagcactcagtgataagagagaagttcaccattgtggtataacaatggactgaatactctaattgagcctgaaatattgggctgcaactatacctaatctaacttttcacaaagtttatattctttaaaatggattcaagaaaagtaatcgtaaaaAATGACGAATttagctaaactcgaacttaatacccatttttattggctgcgatctaccgctaCAAAGAaataaggtaaaattttaaatagtgaataatttttctttgcAGAAGTAATGACGGAATCCTAAACATTATAACTTCATTTCAGTTTATACTTTTGCGTTTAGTTATACCCAAATTATTCTCCAAAATGTCTtagatatttatatttaatgcaATGATATTCGGTCCCTTTTAAtcatattttatgaaatatatagATTAAATAAATATTCCCCCTGTAAACGATTATAACTAAAAACGTTcattaactttttttcttagaTTGTGACGAAGTTGTTAAAATCTGTACATTCAAAAGGATTTGGCCAACCGCCTTTCATCGTCTATAGTAACAAAGGTGAAATTTTCGATGCAGAACGGGGTTGGATTGGGCAAgataaatgtgtaccaattgcaaCTTTTGTACCTGAATGGATTAGTTTAGGTGCTAGAATAATAGGTGGATGTTGTCGTGTGTATCCAGATGATATTTTGGAAATACGGAAATGTGTGGAAAATTATATATCTTAAAAGAGTAATTTCTTTCGAATTATATTGAAAC encodes:
- the LOC142227295 gene encoding betaine-homocysteine S-methyltransferase-like → MAEIKKQVLVKSGGFSTQLSKYVTGKIDGDPLWGSRFDLEDPSAVIRTHLDFLENGAQIILTNTYQSSVEGFMKHLNLSREQSMELIKKSCALAKEARDQYIKKIQTSEGVIEPILILGSVGPYGAVLNDGSEYDGGYASKMSKIDMKQFHRVRIEALLEGGVDGLAVETMPCQMEAEAITEMLLSEYPGIKFWISFQCKDDLHIANGDNFANACIKIWNLIKENCGPSRSIDDTFFGIGVNCVNPKIVTKLLKSVHSKGFGQPPFIVYSNKGEIFDAERGWIGQDKCVPIATFVPEWISLGARIIGGCCRVYPDDILEIRKCVENYIS